The Salicibibacter halophilus DNA window AAAGCAAACATCTTGGCTTCTTTGATGTCTGCAGGAATGTTTTGATCCAACCGTGCCCAAAATCCATTAGGGATATTCCTATACGTTTTTTTTATAGGTCTTTTCTACATTGTAAAAGAACTCCCGTTATTTTGTTAAGAAGATTGCTTCCAAAACTGCATGTTTTGGACGGCTCTCCGTTTTTCGTATAGCATACAGCTTCCCCAAATGGGGAGGAAAAAAACATATGATGACGGCCAGCTATTGAAAAGAAGGGATGGACCGGATCACGAGTCAATACGGTTGAATCGTGACGAATCTGCTTGCGGTGAGGAGCAGGAAAAGCAACGGAGTCCACCCGGAAGAATTCTAAAAAAAGTAACCCTAAACGAAAAAAACCTAAGGGCTGGCGGCTTCCTATCGATCTGGAATCCGCGCGACTGCTGAATACAGAACGATAGGCGCCAACTTACGGTCTAATCTTGGCAATACGGCTTATGCGAAAATTTTGTTGCCCGCAAGGGCTTGGCTATTAATGCCGCATGGGGGGCTTTGACGCCACGTCCCGGCTATTTCAATGTTCACCCTGCCTGAACGGTTAACACGTCACAAGAGGCATTTTTCATAACATGGTGCTCGACATTTCCGCTCAACAACTTTTTTATTTTGCCCATACGCGCGGAACCTAAGATGATTAAATCCGGTTGGTGCCTGCTGACCATTTCCTTCACGAGAATGGGGCCCGGATTTCCAAATGCAAGCTCAGCTTGACAATAAAAAACTCCTTCGTAACGACAGGAAGTCTGATAGGCATTTAGCAATTTCCGACGATTAGCTGTAACATTGGAATGAAAAGCGACATCCCCTCGATCGACGAGGGTATACGTCCGAACATCAACGACATGAACCAATACCAGTTGCGCCCCATGTTGCTTGGCAATGGCAATCCCTTTTTTCACCCCAAGTTCCGCTTCCGGACGTTCATCCACAGCCACCAAAATGGTGTTATACTCCCTCATTGTCATGCCCACCTTTCTTCATTAGCTCCCCTAACCATTCTATTCTACCTTTTGATTTCCCTTCCTAATTTTGTAAATTCCAAAAAAAAAGCCGCCATGCGTCATGGCGCCCTTGTTCTTTTTTTCCTTAAGCCAACGCATCAAAGCGATGGCCTTTGCCGGTGAAATGACGTTCACATTCACGGGGAGGATCGTGATTCACGTACCTACGACTCGGAAATCTTGGTTGTCCGTTTCGCTTATGGCGGGCGATTTGCTTAAATTTGACGGGCTCAACCGCCGAATTTGGCTTCACCAATGGCTGCACGGCTTGGGTGCGGTTTCCATATTGGGAAGCAATGTCGTTCGGTTGCATTGCTACATAGCCCATCGCACAACCTCCTTCTTTTCCCTGTTATAACTGCTATACCCTAAACATATTGGCAATATGCCTATTTCTCGTTATATTTCCCATTTGCGAATGAGTGGGATACACGCTTTGGGTAAAACGTACATAAGATGTTAACGAACCTGAAGGAAAAGGAGTGATGAACGTGAGCTGCGGTTGTAAAGATTTTGAATCGGGCCACTGTGTATGCGACGCGGTGCTCTCCATAAAGGAAGCGCAAGACGCCGTCGACAAAAAGATGGATAACTGTATGAACAGTTGTCACACGAACTTGTTAAGTCCAAAAAGACCCGGTAAGATCCAGGATACGGTACCCTTCATGCTAAAAGACAAAAAGAGCAACTTATTCTGGGCCACCGGCGGACTTACAGCGGATTTTACGGACGTATTTGAAACGGTGTTTTTCCGGGTCGAAAACGTCGATGAAAAAACGTGCTGTGCGACATTGTCGTTACTTCGCCCGACCGAAGACATCAAATTCACGCATAATTGCTGCGTCGATCCGACGTCGCTTTCCGAAGTCTGCTCGTTGGAAAAAACCCATTATTGTATAGAAGTCGATCTACGCTGCTTCTGTGCCATTCAATGTCTCGATCCGGACTTGGTCGATAATGTTGTGAAAAAGCCGGAGAAAGACAAAAAACAACATCATCACTACGAAAAGTGATCCAGGGATAGCGTTTCTACCGCTTCGTAGTTGATCGTCACCAGATAAGGGGTTTGCTGGGTCTGCATCGTAAACGACTGCTCATCCGCGGCAGTCACGGTGCCGACCCATGTTTGTTCATGTGTTTTACATATACACGTCATGGGTGTGCGCATCTGCATTTTTACAAGAAAGTCTACTTTTTCTTTTACGGATTTTTCCGCAAAAGACTTAGGTTTTTCTTCCTTTTTGTTTTCGCTTTTGCTTTGATCGTTTCCGCCGCCTAAATGGCCAGCAATGGGTTCCCGTTTGGACGGCTGCTCCGTCAAGGTTGATTCCAGATAGTCTCTCGTCCGGTTGGCATAACGCGATGGTGCGCTACTCTCCTTCCAATCGTAGCCTAAATGCTTCGATAAATTAAACGAACGTCTTCGCTCGTTTGCTTTATTATCTTCCACCTGCTCCTCTGGCTCCTGTTTTTCTTCCGAGGGTTCTTCTTCGATCTCTAATCGGTTACGCTTATATAAAACTTCCACCTCTGTACTTCCTTGGTAAGCTGACTCATGTTGCTCGGGGGTATCAATATATAGCAACGGTTGCACACGTTTCCTTCGTTTTCGTGTACTCATCTCTTCTCCTCCCTCAGAAAACGTCTTGCTTCATTGTATTCAATGGATAACAAGCTATGAATGAAAGGAAGAAAGAAACGTGCTTTATGTTCAATATACGTTGCCCCCGTCAAAAAAGACAGGGCTCCTATGCCAATTCATTCAAGATTAGGTGATAGGCCGGTGCCTGTTTTATAGTGAAGCGACACTCCTGTGCGTATGACTGAATAACGTGTGATAAGAACGATCTTATCGTTCTTTCAATCGAGAGACGGAAGGGGGAACTCAAATGTCTGCCGGACACGGATTTGGCGGAGGTTTTGCGTTACTTGTCGTATTGTTCATCTTGCTCATCATCGTCGGAGCTTGTTACTATTAATAGCTGTAAAATCATCCCCTCGCCTTCGGGATGATTTTTTTGATAAAACAAACATGACGTTTCGCGACACCATTGAAAGATGAAAAGGATGTGTAACATATCGTGTTTTGTTGCACTTGCGGACTAATTTCGTCCCCGTGCAACGCAATTAGTCCGCAGAACGCTATCCTGAGGACTAATTTTATCCCCGTGCAACGCAATTAGTCCGCAGAACGCTATCTGAGGGCTTCATGGAATAAATTCACAATTAGTGATGGGCTTAGTTTCCGATTGTCTTTTTATAAAGTATTTTTCATTAAAAAAGAGCAAAAGGATTCCCCTTTTACTCTTTTGCGGCTGTTGTCGATTTTTTAGGTGTGGTGCCAAACTGCGCGACGATCTCTTCCATATGATGGCAAGCGGCATGATGGTCCTCGCCCATATCGTCGCTCGCCCGAAGTTCCGGATCTTCTTGTTTGCAAATTTCCGTCGCGAACGGGCAACGGGTGTGAAACCGACAGCCGCTTGGCGGATTCAACGGCGAAGGCACATCGCCTTCGAGCACGATACGCTCACTTTTCCTGTCCGGATCCGGGACGGGGATCGCGGAAAGCAATGCGCGTGTATACGGATGCCGAGGTTCGTCAAACAACGATTTTTTGTCGGCGATTTCCACGATTTTTCCGAGGTACATGACGGCGACGCGATCGGAAATATGGCGAACAACCCCCAAGTCGTGGGAAATAAACAAGTACGTCAGGCCATACTCCCGCTGCAAGTCTCTGAGCAAGTTTAACACTTGTGCCTGCGTGGAGACGTCAAGGGCTGATACCGCTTCGTCGCAAACAATCAATTTCGGGTCTACGGAAAGGGCGCGTGCAATTCCGATTCGCTGCCGTTGCCCCCCGCTAAATTCGTGGGGGTAGCGCTCCGCTTGGTGTGGACGCAAACCGACCACTTCCATTAACTCACGAATCCGCGCCGGGCGGTCTTTCTTTGGAATGACACCTTGAATCGCCATTGCTTCGTCGAGAATTTGCTTCACTTTTTGGCGCGGATTCAAGGAAGCGAACGGATCCTGAAAAATGATTTGCATATCTTTTCTTTTTTTGCGGAGATCGGGTTTGCTTAGATGGCGGAAATCTTCCCCTTCAAAATAGATTTCTCCATCCGTCGGCTCTTCCAACCGCAAGATCGCGCGACCGGTCGTCGATTTTCCGCAACCGGACTCGCCAACGATGCTCAGCGTCTCCCCTCGTTGATGGAAAACGAAATGTCATCGACCGCTTTAACATCAGCAAGTTTCCGGTTAAGAATACCACCCTTAACCGGAAAATATTTCTTTAGGCTTTTTGTTTCAAAAAGAGGCGTTGTCATGATTCTTGCTGCACCTCCTTGTTCATTGGATTTTCCTGCTTCCATTCGTCTGTGTAAATCCAGCAACGCACAGCGCCGCTGTCGTTTTCTTCTTCAACATTGTTCGTAGGCGCTGCCAAGGATGGATGCGTGTTACAAATTTCGGAAGCGAAAGGGCAACGCTGGGCAAAGCGACAGCCACTTGGCATTTCTGCCGGAGATGGCACCGTTCCTTTAATCACTTCCAATTCATCCACGTCCATATCATGGCGGGGGATCGACCGCATCAACCCTTGCGTGTACGGATGCAACGGACGTTTGAACAGTGTTTTTACATCCGCTTGTTCCACGACTTCCCCTGCGTACATAACGGCAACATGATCGGCGGTTTCCGCGATAACACCAAGGTCGTGCGTGATGATCATCACCGCCATCCCCGTTGTCTCCTGCAAGTTTTTCATCAGTTCAAGAATCTGTGCCTGAATCGTGACATCAAGCGCCGTTGTCGGTTCGTCGGCAATTAACAATTCAGGTTCGCACGCCAGTGCCATCGCGATCATGACCCGCTGGCGCATCCCACCGGACAACTCATGAGGATAACTCTTCGCACGATTTTCCGGAGCCGGAATGCCCACGAGTTTGAGCATGCGGATGACTTCCTGATGGGCTTCGCGTCTGCCCATCTTCTTATGGATCTTAACGGTTTCCGCCACTTGATGGCCGACGGTAAACACGGGATTTAAGGAGGTCATAGGTTCCTGAAAAATCATCGAAAGACGGTTGCCGCGATATTTTGCAATCTGCGCTTTTGATTTCTTGAGTAAATTATCGCCGTTCAATTCGATCTTGCCGCCGATAATTTTGCCGGGGGATTGAATCAGCTGCATCACCGATAAGGAAGTAATGCTTTTGCCTGATCCGGATTCCCCGACAATGCCCAGTGTTTCATTCGCCCCTACTTCAAAATCAACGCCATCGACTGCCTTTACTTCACCGTCCGGTGTAAAAAATGACGTTTGCAACCCTTCCACTTTCAAAACAGGTGCTTGTTCGTTGTTTGCCACCGCCCATTCCCCCTTTCTTTAATTCAATTCGATGCGTTTATTCAAGACACGATAAAGGATATCGACGAGGAAATTAACAAAGACAAACGTTAACGCGAGTACAATAACCGTTCCCTGCACAACCGGGAAATCCCGCTGGGAAATGGCATCGACGACAAGGCGACCTAAGCCGTTAATGCTAAAGACTGATTCGGTCAGCACCGCTCCGCTCAAAAAGTAACCAAACTGGAGGCCAATCACGGTAACGACCGGGATTAACGCGTTTCGCAAGGCGTGTTTGTAAATGACGAGCCGTTCTTTTACCCCTTTTGCCCTGGCGGTTCGAACGTAATCTTCTCCGATGACTTCGAGCATTGCCGATCGGGTCATACGGGCGATAATGGCCGCCCCGGCTGTTCCCATCGTAACCGCGGGCAGGAAGATTTGTTGCCAATCCCCCCAACCGGAGGTGGGCAGCCAGCCTAATTGGTTGGCAAACACATACATGAGCATAAGGCCAAGCCAGAAGTTTGGCATGGAGAGACCGATGACCGCGAACGCCATAGTCCCAAAATCGCGGAAGGAGTTTTGCTTCGTCGCGGCAATAATACCGCCGATGAGGCCCACGCTTACTGCAACGACAAGCCCCCAAAAAGCAAGCTCCAACGTAATCCAGAAACGCGGGGCTACCAATTCCATGACCGGTTGGCCGGTCCGCACGGATTCGCCGAGATCAAGGCGAAGAAGGTCAGCTAAAAATATGCCGTATTGTACATACAAGGGCTCGTTTAAGCCCAAATTCTCTCTCATTTGTTCCAGTTGTTCTTCCGAAGCCGCCTCACCGGCCATAACTTGGGCTGCATCCCCGGGGATCAATTGGATGATCAAAAAGGCAACGAGGGTCACGCCGATGATGACCGGGATCAGTTGTAAAAAACGGCGGATGATAAAAATATGCATGTTTGCGCCTCCTTACTTTTTCGATCTCGGATCCAGCGCATCCCGCAAACCGTCCCCAAGCATGTTGAAGCCAAGGACGATAAGCACGAGCGCGATCCCCGGAAACAGGGTAAGATGGGGGTTGTCCCACATGTAACTTCTTCCCGAGTTAAGCATGGCCCCCCATTCAGGTGTCGGCGGTTGAACGCCAAGCCCGAGGAAGGATAAACCGGCTGCACTGAGAATCGATGTTGCCACTTGCAAAGAAGCCTGGACGATAATCGGTGAGCCTACATTCGGAAGGATGTGTTGAAATATAATTTTGCCATCCTTTGCCCCTAGGGCTCGCACCGCTTCCACGTATTCCACGGACTTTACTTCCAACACCGATGCACGGGTGATCCTCGCGAACACTGGTATATTATAGATGGATAAAGCGATAATGACGTTGTTCAGGCTGGGACCAAGCGCGCTTACAATCGCGAGCGCCAGCAAGATTCCCGGAAACGCGAGCAATACATCGGAGACACGCATAATGACGGAATCAATGATGCGCCCGTAATAGCCTGCAAACAAACCGAGAACAATTCCGAACACTGCACCGATCGCGACGGATAATACACCCACATATAGCGTTAAATGCGTGCCGTAAATAATCCGGCTGTAGATGTCCCTGCCATTATGGTCGGTTCCGAACCAATGCTCCGATGATGGCGACTCGAAATCATTGAGCACATCTGTGGATGTCGGGTCATGTGTCATTAAATCAAAAGGAAGGATTCGAAATTGTGACAGCAACGTGCTCAGGGCGATAAGTGTAAAAATGATTAATATGATACCGCCGATTAATGAAGATTTGTTGCGTACTAGTTTTTTCATTAGGTTCTTAAAGCGCGATTCCGGTGCCGCGACTTCTTCGCGGTCCGGTTGCTGCTTTGCGGTTGATCCCATCCTCGCTCAACCCTTTCTCATATTCTTCCAATCAAACTATTTTCATATGCTAGTAGAATCACCATGTTTACAATAAAGCATATAAGCGCTTACGGCAAGCAATATTTAAACATTGTGTGAACTTTCTTGTTAAAATTAATTGTATTAAGCTTACACGAAAGCTTATTTATTGTAAATCGCAATCTTTTTCTTTACATCACTTTTTTTCGCTAAAATATTTTCGTTGAAATTATTAAATTCGTAAGATATAGTGACAATAGTTATAGAAAAGGGGGAGAATCATTTGAAACGTTACAAACGTTCCGGTTATCTGGCAGGAGTAGCGATCGCAACTAGCCTTATGCTTGCAGCTTGTACCGATGATTCGGACGTAGATGAAGGAGAAGGCGCAGGAGACAGTGGGGAAGAAGCAGAAGGAGAGCCGCAAGAAGGCGGAGACCTTTCCATTGCTTTAGCCGGGGAGCCGGATACGGTTGACCCGCATGGAACCAATGATGTCACGAGGATCTCTTTTTAAATTTTTCAATCTATTCTTCTATGTCCCCCTGACACATCGCCCTTATTTGCTATATTAAACAGCCCCTTGTCAAATTCCTTCTAATTTTGCTTAAAAAAATGTGTTGAAAGTTTTTAATTCGTAGGATATAGTTAGCTTAACTTTTCATTATCACAAAGGGGGAAAATCTTGTGAAGCGTTACAAACGTACCGGGTACCTCGTAGGGGCTACGCTTGTTGCAAGCTTGCTACTCGCGGCTTGCACGGATGATTCAGATGTAGACGAAGGCACTGGTGAAGAAGCCGAAGGAGAGGGAACCGAGGAAGGCGAAGAGGATGAAGAGGAAGCTGCCGGCGAACCTCAGGAAGGCGGAGATTTCTTAATGTCGATGCCGGGTGAACCGGTTACGATGGATCCTCATGGCTCTAATGATAACCCATCAGCACAAGCACGCACTTTAATGTATGAAACACTTGTGACGCAAAATCCTGAAACACTAGAGGTTGAAACTGAAGGTTTAGCAGAATCTTTCGATCAACCCGATGATCACACTTGGGTTTTTGAGCTTCATGAAGGGGTTCATTTCCATAATGGCGAAGAGCTGACAGCTGACGATGTTGTGGCAACCTTCGAACGCGTGCTTGAAGAAGACCGCGCATCTGAAGCGGCATTTCTATTTGAAATGATTGAAGATATCGAAGCCATTGATGACTACACAGTTGAATTTACAACCGAGTACCCATTTGCTGCCCTGGATGCACACCTCGCGCACAATGCTGCCGGTATTATGAGCGAAGCTGCTATCGAAGAAGACGAAGAAGGCGACGAACTCAACCTGGAAACGGAAGCTATCGGCACAGGGCCATTTGAATTTGAAGATTGGACGCAAGGAGATTCACTGACATTTACGAAAAATGAAGACTACTGGGGCGACAATGCTTATCTTGACAGCGTAACCTTTGACATTGTCGGAGAGGACCTTACCCGCGTCAGCATGCTTGAAAATAACGAAATTCACGTTGCCGAAGACATCCAACCAACACTTATGGACCAAGTTGATGCCCTGGATAATGCGAGCGCCATGACAGAACCGAGTCTAAACATGACCTATATAGGATTTAACACCCAAGAAGAACCTATCGATGACCCCCAAGTTCGCCAAGCAATATCAATGGCGATAGATAATGAGATGCTGGTCGATGGCGTTTACGAAGGCTATGGGGAAGCGGCGAACGGCCCTATCAATGATCTCGTCTTTGGTTATAATGAAGATGTCGAGGATGCCGACGCAACAGATTTTGACCCTGAACAAGCGCAAGAATTGCTTGCAGACGCCGGTTATGAAGAAGGCGAATTAGAGATTACATTGTGGACAAACAATGAAAGCGATGTTCGTGAACAAACCACTGAACTCGTCCAAGATCAACTCGGAGACATTGGCGTTGACGTTTCCATTGAGAATGTGGAATGGGGCGCTTATTTAGACCAAACCGCTGAAGGTGAACACGAGATGTTTATCCTTGGTTGGGGAACGGTAACCGCAGACGCTGACTACACGATGTATGCATTACTCCATTCCGACAGCGTGGGAGCACCGGGCAACCGAGCCTTCTATGAAAACGACGAAGTCGACGATCTTATTATGGAAGCTCGACAGGAAACAGATGATGAAGCGCGCGAAGAGCTCTACGCCGAAATTCAGGAAATTACAGTAGAAGAAGCCCCTTACATCTACACCGTCTTTGATGAACTTCGTTTTGGGATTTCTGATTCAGTAGAAAACTTTGTATTCCATCCAAACCGTACCTTTGATCTTTCTGAAACCTATATCACCGAAGAAGCTGATGAAGGCGGATACTAAAGGAATGTTTTGGCGATAAACCACGTCAGGGAAACCGGCGTGGTTTTCACTTTCCTAATCGCTGCTTCCACACACAACCTTTGGACAATCTCAAGTGACCGAAGTGTCATTCCCCTTTCAGTTTTTCCACCTCTGAGCAGATTTCGTGTTGCCATTCATGATCTTCTGTCGCATAAGCGATATATGACATGGCGGCAAGCTTCTCTTTTTCTCTATAAAAATTTTTTAAGAACTGCTTGCTTTCCTTAAACTCTTGTTGTTCATGGTCCGTAAGCGGGCGATGATCCGCTTCGAGCACTAAACGCACAAGCCTTTCTGCTACGACGGAGTACAAATGTGATCACTCGCTTCCAACATCACAATGTTTTCAACTAACGATCAGAGAAAAATTACCTCTAATGGAAGCTGACTCCTCTTAGCTTCTCCCAGAGAATGTAAAAATATAGCTTTTTTCTTTAAATGGTTTTTGACCGTATGAGCACTGACCAAAGACTTTATCAGCCAAAAAAGGCCGCCCGCAGGCAGCCTCTTTTCCATTTACCCCAAGCCGATAATATGGTATCCCCCGTCAACATGAAGCGTTTCTCCGGTCATCCCCTTGGATAAGTCACTCATTAAAAAGAGGGCGGTGTTGCCGACTTCTTCTTGGGTGACCGTCCGCCGCAGCGGCGCTTTTTCTTCCATTTCTTTTTGCGAACTGTTAAATCCGGAAATCCCTTTCGCTGATAGTGTGCGGATCGGCCCGGCGGAAATGGCGTTCACTCGAATGCCATGTTGGCCGAGATCATTCGCGAGGTAGCGGACACTTGCATCCAAAGCCGCTTTCGCAACCCCCATCACATTATAATTTCGCACGACACGTTCGCCGCCGAGATATGTCATCGTCATGATTGACCCGTTTTCAGCCATCATGTCATTTTTTTGCACGGCATTCGCGACCGCAGTTAATGAATACGCACTAATGTCGTGTGCGAGTTGAAACCCGTCCCGCGAAGTTTCCACAAATGAACCTTCGAGATCTTCGGTTTTCGCAAAAGCGATACAATGGGCCAATCCATGAATCGAACCTACTTCGTCCTTGATTTGGCGAAAGGTTGCATCGATCTCCTCGTCGCTCATAATATCACATGGATAGACAAAGGTTTCTGTTTCCAATGTGTCCGCTAATTCACGGACATTTTTTCCTAGGCGTTCGCCTGCATATGTAAAAACAATCCTTGCTCCAGCATTAGCCAGGCTCCTGGAAATGCCCCAGGCAATGCTTCTTTTATTCGCGACACCCATTACAACATAGGTGCGTCCTTCCAAAGATAAACTCATTTTTGCCAATCTCCTTTCTGGAACATCCTTGTCCCGAGTATAGCATTTTTTTACAAAACATTCATTTCTATTTTAAGCGAATCTTTGCTATGATTCCATAAGGTGATGTGAATGACTAAAGGTTTGGATTTTATCGGTGATATTCATGGATGCCGGAATGAGTTCCATGTGCTCCTGCAAAAACTGGGCTATGAAAAGAAAAAAGGGATTTACACACATCCCGACAATCGTAAACTTGTTTTTATCGGTGACCTTACCGACCGGGGACCGGATTCTGTTAATGTTATCGAAGATGTGTCCGTCCTCGTCAACCATCAGATAGCTTATTACATCCCCGGCAATCACTGCGATAAACTTTATCGCTATTTTCTCGGGCGGCCGGTGCAAATCCGACATGGTTTGGAGACGACGGTGGCTGAGCTGCAAGCACTCTCCGAAGCCGCCTACCAACGGATACGCCGGATGTTTATGCGCTTATTTGAAGAGGCATCCCTTTACGTGTCGTTATATAATGGCGAAGCCGTAGCCGCTCATGCCGGCATTCGCAGAACAGATATCGGCAAGGCGGACAAGGCGGTCCGGTCGTTCGTCCTGTACGGGGATATCGATCGCAAAGATCAGAAAGCGGACCAACTTCCCAAACGGCGGGATTGGGTGTTAAAAGAAAAAAATGAATCACCTTGGATTGTTTATGGCCATACACCCGTAAAAACACCGAGGGTATTCCGCCGTACGATTAACATCGATACCGGCTGTGTCTTCGGCGGAGCGCTGACTGCCTTTCGCTATCCGGAAATTGCCACGGTTGATGTTCCTTCCCGGCAGCCGGAGCAGCCCGAAAAATTTCGCACCTACGAGCAAGTGGAAGCACTGAACGCTTACCGCTAAGGGATGGTGCGTGACACTTGCCAAATTTTATTTTAAAAGAGAAAGGAACACCATCATGAAACAGCTATGGATATTAAGTTTGACAAGTTTTTTTCTAATTTTAACTGCTTGTGCCCCTGAAGCCGAGATCAGCCATGTTGAAGAGGAGACAGACATTCACGTGTTTAGCGAAGAAGATGAGACAGCGATTTCTTTCAGCGCTTTGATGAGCAACCAGTCAGAACGTCCGTCGGATGAACTGGTTTTAAACTGGGAAGTCAACGATGATGAGGTGTTGGACTTGTTCAGCGAGCCTGACTTGCTGGAGGAATCCGAAAGCGATTCCTTTTCCGTTGACGGCGGGGAGCGTTTTATGGTTAGTGAAACATACCTTCTTGAAGAAGCGCCCGAAGACCCGGAAGCGCTTAGCGGCGTGATCGACGGTGTCGTCACAAACGAGGATGGCGAAGAAGTATACCGCTTCACCATGGATCAAGTAGAGGAAGCGTAAAAAGGGCGACGCATGAATCTTCAGTCGCCGATAAACGATTCCTTGACGCGCTTCCAAAACGGGAAAGGCCGAAAGCGGGCAAAACGTACATGCTCTGTTGCCACCCGGCACTGAATGGAAGCGATGTCTTGATGGACAAATGACTTATGGTCAACGGTGAGCTGTAAACCTACATCATTCAATGGTTTCAATAAACACGTGTGGTGCTCGGGCAGTATGAGGGGGGAACCAATTGTCCGGTACACCCGATTATTAATCGAAGCCATTTCAGCGATTTGCATAGAAGCAAGGGACGGGTGCAAAATTGCCCCTCCCAATGCTTTGTTATAGGCAGTGCTCCCCGAGGGGGTTGAGATGCACAACCCATCCCCTCTAAACGTCTCGAAGACCTCCCCTTTGATCTCAACATTGCACACAAGCGATCCTTCCGTTGTCTTAACGGTACATTCGTTTAACGGAAGATACCTGTCTGAATCATTTTTTTCTCCATGGTAACGAACGACAACTTCCAAAAGCGGATATTCGACGACCTGAAAAGGGGTTT harbors:
- a CDS encoding glutathione ABC transporter substrate-binding protein — encoded protein: MKRYKRTGYLVGATLVASLLLAACTDDSDVDEGTGEEAEGEGTEEGEEDEEEAAGEPQEGGDFLMSMPGEPVTMDPHGSNDNPSAQARTLMYETLVTQNPETLEVETEGLAESFDQPDDHTWVFELHEGVHFHNGEELTADDVVATFERVLEEDRASEAAFLFEMIEDIEAIDDYTVEFTTEYPFAALDAHLAHNAAGIMSEAAIEEDEEGDELNLETEAIGTGPFEFEDWTQGDSLTFTKNEDYWGDNAYLDSVTFDIVGEDLTRVSMLENNEIHVAEDIQPTLMDQVDALDNASAMTEPSLNMTYIGFNTQEEPIDDPQVRQAISMAIDNEMLVDGVYEGYGEAANGPINDLVFGYNEDVEDADATDFDPEQAQELLADAGYEEGELEITLWTNNESDVREQTTELVQDQLGDIGVDVSIENVEWGAYLDQTAEGEHEMFILGWGTVTADADYTMYALLHSDSVGAPGNRAFYENDEVDDLIMEARQETDDEAREELYAEIQEITVEEAPYIYTVFDELRFGISDSVENFVFHPNRTFDLSETYITEEADEGGY
- a CDS encoding universal stress protein, with amino-acid sequence MREYNTILVAVDERPEAELGVKKGIAIAKQHGAQLVLVHVVDVRTYTLVDRGDVAFHSNVTANRRKLLNAYQTSCRYEGVFYCQAELAFGNPGPILVKEMVSRHQPDLIILGSARMGKIKKLLSGNVEHHVMKNASCDVLTVQAG
- a CDS encoding CotO family spore coat protein, whose translation is MSTRKRRKRVQPLLYIDTPEQHESAYQGSTEVEVLYKRNRLEIEEEPSEEKQEPEEQVEDNKANERRRSFNLSKHLGYDWKESSAPSRYANRTRDYLESTLTEQPSKREPIAGHLGGGNDQSKSENKKEEKPKSFAEKSVKEKVDFLVKMQMRTPMTCICKTHEQTWVGTVTAADEQSFTMQTQQTPYLVTINYEAVETLSLDHFS
- a CDS encoding DUF7667 family protein; this encodes MYSVVAERLVRLVLEADHRPLTDHEQQEFKESKQFLKNFYREKEKLAAMSYIAYATEDHEWQHEICSEVEKLKGE
- a CDS encoding DUF389 domain-containing protein, giving the protein MKRYKRSGYLAGVAIATSLMLAACTDDSDVDEGEGAGDSGEEAEGEPQEGGDLSIALAGEPDTVDPHGTNDVTRISF
- a CDS encoding ABC transporter ATP-binding protein, encoding MANNEQAPVLKVEGLQTSFFTPDGEVKAVDGVDFEVGANETLGIVGESGSGKSITSLSVMQLIQSPGKIIGGKIELNGDNLLKKSKAQIAKYRGNRLSMIFQEPMTSLNPVFTVGHQVAETVKIHKKMGRREAHQEVIRMLKLVGIPAPENRAKSYPHELSGGMRQRVMIAMALACEPELLIADEPTTALDVTIQAQILELMKNLQETTGMAVMIITHDLGVIAETADHVAVMYAGEVVEQADVKTLFKRPLHPYTQGLMRSIPRHDMDVDELEVIKGTVPSPAEMPSGCRFAQRCPFASEICNTHPSLAAPTNNVEEENDSGAVRCWIYTDEWKQENPMNKEVQQES
- a CDS encoding CotY/CotZ family spore coat protein, with translation MSCGCKDFESGHCVCDAVLSIKEAQDAVDKKMDNCMNSCHTNLLSPKRPGKIQDTVPFMLKDKKSNLFWATGGLTADFTDVFETVFFRVENVDEKTCCATLSLLRPTEDIKFTHNCCVDPTSLSEVCSLEKTHYCIEVDLRCFCAIQCLDPDLVDNVVKKPEKDKKQHHHYEK
- a CDS encoding ABC transporter permease; this translates as MHIFIIRRFLQLIPVIIGVTLVAFLIIQLIPGDAAQVMAGEAASEEQLEQMRENLGLNEPLYVQYGIFLADLLRLDLGESVRTGQPVMELVAPRFWITLELAFWGLVVAVSVGLIGGIIAATKQNSFRDFGTMAFAVIGLSMPNFWLGLMLMYVFANQLGWLPTSGWGDWQQIFLPAVTMGTAGAAIIARMTRSAMLEVIGEDYVRTARAKGVKERLVIYKHALRNALIPVVTVIGLQFGYFLSGAVLTESVFSINGLGRLVVDAISQRDFPVVQGTVIVLALTFVFVNFLVDILYRVLNKRIELN
- a CDS encoding YjcZ family sporulation protein, giving the protein MSAGHGFGGGFALLVVLFILLIIVGACYY
- the nikC gene encoding nickel transporter permease, which translates into the protein MGSTAKQQPDREEVAAPESRFKNLMKKLVRNKSSLIGGIILIIFTLIALSTLLSQFRILPFDLMTHDPTSTDVLNDFESPSSEHWFGTDHNGRDIYSRIIYGTHLTLYVGVLSVAIGAVFGIVLGLFAGYYGRIIDSVIMRVSDVLLAFPGILLALAIVSALGPSLNNVIIALSIYNIPVFARITRASVLEVKSVEYVEAVRALGAKDGKIIFQHILPNVGSPIIVQASLQVATSILSAAGLSFLGLGVQPPTPEWGAMLNSGRSYMWDNPHLTLFPGIALVLIVLGFNMLGDGLRDALDPRSKK
- the fabI gene encoding enoyl-ACP reductase FabI → MSLSLEGRTYVVMGVANKRSIAWGISRSLANAGARIVFTYAGERLGKNVRELADTLETETFVYPCDIMSDEEIDATFRQIKDEVGSIHGLAHCIAFAKTEDLEGSFVETSRDGFQLAHDISAYSLTAVANAVQKNDMMAENGSIMTMTYLGGERVVRNYNVMGVAKAALDASVRYLANDLGQHGIRVNAISAGPIRTLSAKGISGFNSSQKEMEEKAPLRRTVTQEEVGNTALFLMSDLSKGMTGETLHVDGGYHIIGLG